A single window of Dermacentor albipictus isolate Rhodes 1998 colony chromosome 1, USDA_Dalb.pri_finalv2, whole genome shotgun sequence DNA harbors:
- the LOC139054587 gene encoding lactosylceramide 4-alpha-galactosyltransferase-like — MWHAENAWCKAATVSMLLLGLIAWLYYSFLPYASGISHFTLSSKQRFLQHHSIASYDAFQASDVTIWFVESSNETNLKGRQACSIESASLHNPNVRVLLLTTGHLSPNCDFYKALSSLRNFASLKLNLTDTFSDTPLDSWHRSRNWTKGPYAIEDLSDGIRLAVLWKHGGMYLDLDIIVLKELSELSNSVMFEVTGQLTNSVLCFDKAHPFIGEALKRCSEEYDTVRWGSCGPSLLGRIYYSWRNVRKVVRFRERDTFFAVGYDTWMSFFEPSKTGWVFETVSNSYGVHLWNKLSHGVRVVVGSGSALDVLARFNCPTNQDEFFIKREASLLPF, encoded by the exons GCATCAGCCATTTCACTCTTTCAtcgaagcagcgtttcctgcAACACCATTCGATCGCCTCTTACGACGCCTTTCAAGCCAGTGATGTGACGATATGGTTTGTCGAAAGCTCGAATGAAACAAATTTAAAGGGCCGTCAGGCATGTTCGATTGAGTCGGCGTCCTTGCACAATCCAAACGTGCGCGTTCTTTTGCTGACAACCGGCCACTTGTCACCAAACTGTGACTTCTATAAAGCGTTGTCTTCGCTAAGAAATTTCGCTAGCTTAAAACTTAATTTGACCGATACGTTCAGTGACACTCCCCTAGATTCATGGCACAGGTCTCGCAACTGGACCAAAGGGCCGTACGCAATAGAAGACCTAAGTGACGGCATCAGGTTAGCGGTCTTGTGGAAGCATGGCGGCATGTACCTGGACCTCGACATTATCGTGCTTAAGGAGTTGTCGGAATTAAGCAACAGCGTGATGTTCGAAGTCACCGGCCAACTCACGAACAGCGTTCTATGCTTTGACAAAGCCCATCCTTTCATCGGTGAAGCGCTGAAGAGATGTTCTGAGGAGTACGACACTGTTAGGTGGGGAAGCTGTGGTCCGTCTCTGTTGGGGCGCATCTACTACTCCTGGCGCAACGTAAGGAAGGTGGTCAGATTTAGGGAACGTGACACCTTTTTTGCAGTTGGATACGACACGTGGATGTCATTCTTCGAGCCGAGCAAGACTGGTTGGGTATTCGAGACTGTATCAAATAGTTATGGCGTTCACCTGTGGAACAAGTTGAGTCATGGTGTCCGAGTCGTCGTTGGATCTGGATCGGCGCTTGATGTTTTGGCCAGGTTCAACTGCCCTACT AACCAGGACGAATTCTTCATCAAGCGCGAAGCTTCCCTTCTGcccttctga